One segment of Leptospirillum ferrooxidans C2-3 DNA contains the following:
- a CDS encoding undecaprenyl-diphosphate phosphatase, producing the protein MHTQQAILFALLQGATELAPVSSLGHGILLPAVLGWKSLQMHKDFLPFMVALHLGTALALLLYFYRDWTALCLGFLRWMTTSKAQLLKSDVDHARILLLVMGASIPGGLLGFLLEKKIRVLFQSPKTAAIFLVANGLVLFGGEILKSRKKGIPLQDLPMGRAVLVGLFQAVALIPGFSRSGITMVGGIVNGLGHEEAARFSFLLATPIILGAGVLEIPKMLRDHSPQILHLSLVGAIVSFFTAWLTTFILMKYFRSFETSKALVPFGVYCLLVGSAAYWYMS; encoded by the coding sequence ATTCATACCCAGCAAGCGATCCTATTCGCACTTCTTCAAGGGGCAACAGAACTTGCACCCGTCAGCTCACTGGGACACGGGATCCTTTTGCCGGCAGTTCTCGGCTGGAAATCTCTCCAGATGCACAAGGATTTCCTTCCTTTCATGGTCGCACTTCACCTTGGAACAGCACTGGCCCTTCTCCTTTACTTCTATCGGGACTGGACGGCTCTGTGCCTTGGATTTCTCCGGTGGATGACAACCAGCAAGGCCCAGCTATTGAAAAGTGATGTGGATCATGCCCGAATTCTCCTTCTCGTGATGGGGGCCAGTATTCCGGGAGGATTGCTGGGATTCCTTCTTGAAAAAAAAATCCGGGTTCTTTTCCAGTCCCCGAAGACGGCGGCGATTTTTCTGGTGGCGAACGGATTGGTTCTTTTCGGGGGTGAGATTCTCAAGTCCAGGAAAAAAGGGATACCGCTTCAGGACCTTCCGATGGGAAGAGCCGTTTTGGTGGGTCTTTTTCAGGCTGTGGCCCTGATACCGGGATTCTCCCGGTCCGGGATTACGATGGTTGGTGGAATCGTCAACGGACTGGGCCATGAAGAAGCGGCACGATTTTCATTTCTTCTCGCAACACCCATCATTCTGGGAGCCGGAGTTCTGGAGATCCCCAAAATGCTCAGGGACCATTCGCCCCAGATCCTGCACCTTTCCCTCGTTGGAGCCATTGTCTCCTTTTTTACAGCGTGGCTTACAACATTTATCCTGATGAAGTATTTCCGTTCCTTTGAAACATCAAAGGCCCTTGTTCCTTTTGGAGTCTATTGTCTTCTTGTTGGTAGTGCCGCCTATTGGTACATGTCGTAA